The genomic interval GCAAGCCTCCCTCCTCTGTCTCATCCTCCAACCTCTACCTGTCCTGCAGGGCTCacatgccacctcctccaggaagcctttcttCAGGAGCCTGCCTGTCAGAGGTCATCTCACCTTTTTCACAACTCCCATGCCCTGTTGATTGTTCTCTCATTGCTTTGCTTCCTATACACAAATGGTCAGGAAATGTCTGTCCCTCGGAAATTCCACTCTCCTTAAGACAGAGGCCCTGCTCCACCAGGAGCAGCTAAAATTTCCTATTGAGACTCCTCCTGGTTACAGGGGCACAGGTTGCCCCCAGGGATCtgttctcagcttcccaaaggcaGGGTGTGCCTCCTGCCAGCTTCCCACATGCTACCGGTGCCACAGAACctgtgcagggcccaggggaggCGCCCACACACTGTACTTGTAGGGCACAGAGGGACAGCCCTCTCTCTCCAGAAGTCCAGGGACTCAGCCTTGGTGCAGACTGGGTCTTAGGCAAGGCAAAGCCAGAGGACAGGATCTGCACGGACTTCTGGAAGAGGAACCAGCCAGCAGCCAGGCTCCTCAGAGGTACTAGAGGTCTGGGGGTTCTCACCTGATCCTTAGCTAGAAAACTAGGGCTGGGCTCAGGGCCCGCCCCAGGGCTATTTTGTTCCATGCCATGTGCCGCTCCCAGGAGAAGTGGTACTGCTCCCTCCTGACTCTGTCCCCGCCTCCCTAAACAAGCCTGTGGCCCTTTAACAAAGCCCAGAGTCCCATTAAAGATCCTGCCTGGTGCTGCTCCTCAGCTACATGGACTGGGTGGCCCTTTTTATAAGGAAGGGCAGCATCAGTTCCCCCTTTCCCGTGGCCTTCTCCACAGGGCTGGCCTGACTCCCCACAGCACTCACCTGGGCACGTGCGGGCCCATTCCCCAGCTGTCCTCCTGCTGTCTCCCGCAGGTCTTTCTCAGCATGGTGAACTTGGGAGCCTGCATGAGGGAGGTGCTCAGACCCTGCAGGGCGGGAACaaggtggaggaagtcactggCCCTGCAGAAGCTGGACAGTCACCCCCTCCATACCCACTGCCAGGGAAGGGGCAGGAAGCATCAGGGGAGTCACCTGCTCTCGTCTGAGAGGGAGGTAGAGGCAGAGGGAGgctagagaaagacaaagaaggcaaggcaggggcagaggcaggggaagCCCAGCAAAGGTGGGttggaggaagagacagaaacagggacaagagaatgaaagaaatggagaaacgcagagagacagggaagagaggagagaggaagggagccagagagagtaagagagagcTGGTGAGATGGGGAAGGGAAGGATATGAAGGCAGGGGAGGATGAAGACGCAAAGAGAACGAGGTGGAAACAGAGAAAGGGAATTCCAACCAACAGTAGGCACTGAGAAAGGGGCTTTCCATGCTATTTCATTCAACCCTTAAAACGAGTAGGTACCACTGCCATTCCCATGATGTGGATGAAGAGACAATGGTTTAAGAGataaagagggagggagagaaaatagaggcaggagagagaaaatatgAGGCAAGAATACAGACAAGACAGAGACTACGTATTCAAGGATCAAGAgacaacaggccaggcatggtggcccacgcctgtaatcctagcactttgggaggctgaggcaggtggatcacctgaggtcaggagttcgaggccagcctggccaacatggtgaaacttcgtctctactaaaaatacaaaaattggctgggtgtggtggcgggcgcctgtaatcccagctacttgggagggtgaggcaggagaattacttgaacccaggaggaggaagttgcagtgagccgagatcgtgccactgcactccagcctggacaacaaagcacagactcttgtctcaaaaaaaaaaaaaagaaaaacaacaacaacccaaCAGCCTATCTGCCCATAACAGCATAAACTTGAGAAGAAGCGCTCTGTCTCCAGCAACTAGAAGAATGCCTCACAAAGAGCAGGCCTCCAGTTAACAACTGTGGAATGAACAAGCAAACATTATCTGGACTATGCCGTCAGGGAAATAAAAGAAGCCTTGGAAACTGCGTAAAACCAGAGGTGACCAGGAAAGGCTTCAGGCAGATGGTCTATCTGAGCCAAACCTGGAGGCGTGCAGAGGGCAGAGCAGCGGCTTTGGCCATGCAGCAAACCAAATATCTGGCAAGGGCATGGAAACAGAAGGCGGCGGAGGGGGCGTGGAGGCAGTCAGTAAGTTCTGAGTTGGCCCACGTGAGGACCAGGCCTACTGTTCTTTGGGAATCTGCAGTGTTGGGCTTTTGAAAAGACTGAAGCTCAGGGCGTGACCTTCAAGGTGGGGGTTTTCTTAATGACCACTGCCATTCTCCAGGTGAGAGCCAAGAACCTGAACTAAGAATGCAGGAGCCGGACGGGGGAAAGGGACGTCTAAGACTCATCCACTTGTTCGTTCAACCTATTGAAGTGGTGGGATTCCCAGTTCCTGGACACTACCTGCAGGGCTCCAGTGTcccctggaacctgggaggtcaaggttgcccAGGCAGGGCTCCAAGGAGGTGTCTCCATGGACCATCTGGTTTCCAGCCTGAGGGATTGATGACCTTGTTGCTCTCAAGGATCCAGAACATGAAGGGAGGCGCAGGTTTTGTTGGAAAGCTGAGTTCACATCTGAACTCGTTGCAGAACCTGTGGGATTCCTGAGAGGCGACAGCCAGGGGCATTTGGATAAACTCTATGAGAGCTCCAGAGAGGGCTGGGCCAGAAATCGACTTTGCAGCTGGTGGCACAGCAGGCGAAGCCATGGAGGACATACAGATTACAGCCTAGAAGCTAGAGAAGGGGCCAAGCAAAGAAACGTGGGTCACAATATCTAAGAAGACAATAttcgccgggcacggtggctcatgcctataaccccagcactttgggagagtgaggcaggtggattgctggaccagcctgggcaacactacAAACatttctctctacaaaaaaatacaaaaatcagccaggcatggtggtgtgcgcctatagtcccagctacttaggaggctgaggtgggaggatcacttgagcctgggaggtcgaggttgcagtgagtcatgatcataccactgcactccagcctccagcctgagACAGAGTGACaacctctctcaaaaaaaaaaaaaaaaaaaaagacaatatttaaTATCCAGTTGTGAAGGGCCACTGCCAGAACCTGAGAAGGAATGGTGGAACAAGAAgagcaagaaaactagacagagaacaattttttgagataaggtctcactcccATTGTCCAGGCCAGAGCgcactggcgtgatctcaattcaccgcagccttgacttcccgggctccagtgatactcccacctcagcctctcgagtggctgggactacaggtgcgggccaccatgtctggctaattttttgcatttttggtagagatggagtttcgctatgttgcccaggctggtcttgaactcctgggctcaagcgatctgcctaactcagcttcccaaagtgccgggattacaggtgtgagccactgcgctctgGCAAGAACAATGTTTTAAGAAGCACGAGGATGTTGAGTATCAAATGCCGCAAAgttcaggtgagaaaactgaagagtCTACTCGGCAATCAGGAGTTCATTGGAGACTCTGGCAGAAGTTTTCTGTAGTAGAATGGCAGGAAACGTAGCCATACTGAAATTTTGTTAGGGACAAACAGGTGgtgaggaaatgaagaaaatgagaatgaagactGTTTTTAAGAAACTGGAGTGTGAAGAAAATAGTAGGACAATAAGTAAGAAACCTCAACGGAGTGTGAGGACAAGTTCCCCAGGATAAAGTGGATAAGATGGAGGTTGGCACTTAAGATTTGGAACAGGTTCAACAGAGAGGAATGGCAAGGTTTGAGGGATGGTTCCTGACGTCTAAGGGCGCATTTAATATTCTTTCAAGGTTAAGGTGGGGCAAGATCTGGAGGAGAGAGGATGGTACCCCAAGTGTCATCATCCATTGACAGGTCAATAGGTAGTACAGCGACATGGGAACAGAGCAGGTGTGGACAGAAAGCATGGTTTCCCAGGGAGGGCAGTATTTTTCCATGAGGATGCAAGAGTGAAAAGCCTGGGAGATTCCATGAAGAGCTGAGGGGCTTCTGAGCCACAGCTTAAACCTtaaccctcctcctcccagatACATTCAAATCCAAGTACTGACGATAATCTAGTAAGACCTGGGCTTCCCTGGCTACCGCTTATCAAGGAATGCCAGTCCTGGCTACCGTCTATCAAGGAATGCCAGTCCTGGCTACCGTCTATCAAGGAATGCCAGTGTCTGCCTCTGGGCAGTGTGCGTTGGATTTGGGTTCTCTGCGGGGTCTTGCTGATCTTAAAGAGAATGCCGAGGCCTTGGGAGTCTCACCTCTGTACCCCCAGCACATAACAGGTGCTCAACACATTCGCGAGGGGAACGCTGAGCAAAGCGGAGGCCCGGGTTCCCTCCTGGAGAAACCTGCTTCCCCTCCACGGCCTCAAGCGTCCCCTCCTTCATGACCTCAGTCGTTGATTTCGGCTGCACTTCCTATCCCTGGGGGAGCTTTCAACGCTCCGCCGTCCAGGCCGCCAGGCCCTGCAGCCCGCGCCCGGCTCTCTAGGGCAGGGTCCCCCCGGCAGCCCTGGGCTGGCCCCGCAGACGACCTCTCTCGCCTTCGCTTCCTCAAGCGTAAATCGGACGGCGGGGGCTGCAGAGCCTTCATCTCTTCCTCTGTCCCGGGATGTCGGAGAGATGGCAGCCCAGCCTCCGCCACCGCAAAGCTGCTTAACGGGCAGCGCGAGTCCCTCGGGCACCGTTGGGTGCCGTTGCTCACCGTTGGGCACGTGCTTTAAGAAGCACGAGGATGTCGAGTGTCAAATGCCGCAAAGGGCTCAGAGCTTGCCGCCAAGGGGCGTGGCCTCCGGGCCGCGGCGGCCTCTGGGAGTTGTAGTCCCGCCTCAGCCTGTGGtggcctcttttaaaaaaaaaaaaaaaactggcgcTTGGGTCCGTCGCTGCCTCGGTGTCCCTGTCGGGCTTCCCAGCAGCGGCCTAGTGGAAAAGTAAAAGATGTCTGAATATATTCGGGTAACCGAAGATGAGAACGATGAGCCCATTGAAATACCATCGGAAGACGATGGGAAGGTGCTGCTGTCCACGGTCACAGCCCAGTTTCCAGGGGCGTGTGGGCTTCGCTACAGGAATCCAGTGTCTCAATGTATGAGAGGTGTCCGGCTGGTAGAAGGAATTCTGCATGCCCCCGATGCTGGCTGGAGAAATCTGGTGCATATTGTCAACTATCCAaaagataacaaaagaaaaatgggtgAGACGGATGCTTCATCAGCagtgaaagtgaaaagaacaGTCCGATTTAATAGTGTTGGGTCTCCCATGGAAAACAACTGAACAGTACCTGAAAGAGTATTGTAGTGCTTTTGGAGAAGTTCTTATGGTGCAGCAAAGCCAAGATGGGCCTTTGAGAAGCAGAAAAGTGTTTGTGGGGCGCTCTACAGAGGACATGACTGAGGATGAGCTGTGGGAGTTCTTCTCTGAGTATGGGGATGTGATGGACGTCTTCATCCCCAAGCCGTTCAGGGCCTTTGGCCTTTGTTCCATTTGCAGATGATCAGATTGTGCAGTGTCTTTGTGGAGAGGACTTGATTAAAGGAATCAGCGTTCATATATCCAATGCCGAACCCAAGCACAATAGCAATAGAcagaaagaagtgaaagattttgGTGATAATCCAGGTGGCTTTGGGAATCAGGGTGGATTTGGTAATAGTAGAGGGGGTGGAGCTGGTTTGGGAAACAATCAAGGTAGTAATATGGGTGGTGGGATAAACTTTGGTGCATTCAACATTAATCCAGGCATTATGGCTGCCCCCCAGGCAGCACCACAGAGCAGTTGGTGTACGATGGGCGTGTTAGCCAGCCAGCGAACCGGCCAGGCCCATCGGATAATAACCAAAGCCAAGGCAACATGCAGAGGAAGCCAAACCAGGCCTTCGGTTCTGGAAATAACTCTTATAGTGATTCTAATTTTGGTGCAGCAATTGGTTGGGGATCAGGATCAAATGCAGGGTTGGGCAGTGGTTTTAATGGCGGCTTTGGCTCAAGCATGGATTCTAAGTCTTCTGGCTGGGGAACGTAGACAGTGGGGTTGTGGTTGGTTGGTATAGAATGGTCGGAAATCAAATTTTTCTAAACTCATGGTAagtatattgtaaaatatatatgtactaaGAATTTTCAAAATTGGTTTGTTCAGTGTGGAGTATATTCAGcagtatttttgacatttttctttagaaaaaggaACAGCTAAAGGAATTTTATAAGTTTTGTTACATGAAAGGTTGAAATATCGAGTGGTTAAAAGTGAACTGCTGTTTGCCTGACTGGTAAACCAACACACTACAATTGATATCAAAAGGTTTCTCCTGTAATATTTTATCCCTGGACTTGTCAAGTGAATTCTTTGCATGTTCAAAATGGAAGCCATTGATTAGAACtactttctttattccttcttttaaTTTGAACCGCACcatatggatttttttccttaagaaaatcTCCTTTTAGGAGATCATGGTGTCACAGTttggttcttttgttttgttttttaacacttGTCTCCCCTCAAATACAAAAGTACAATATGAAGCCTTCATTTAATCTCTGCAGTTCATCTCATTTCAAATGTTTATGGAAGAAGCACTTGATTGAAAGTAGTGCTGTAAATATTCTGCCATAGGAACACTTCTGTCTACATGCCTTCTCATTCAAGAATTCGTCATCACGCATCACAGGCCGTGTCTTTGACGGTGGGTGTCCCATTTTTATCTGCTACTCTTTATTTCATGGAGTCGTATCAACGCTGTGAACGCAAGGCTGTGATATGGAACCAGAAGGCTGTTTGAACTTTTGAAACCTTGTGTGGGATTGACGGTGGTGCCGAGGCGTGAAAGGCTAGTATGAGTGAGAAAAGGAGAGAGCACGTGCAGAGACTTGGCGATGCATAACGGATATTTTTTAACTTGGCGAGATGTGTCTCTCAATCCTGCGGCTTTGGTGACAGTGTGCGGACAGCAATGATAGCAAATAATGTACGAATGTTTTTTGCATTCAAAGGACATACACGTCTGTTGGAAGACTTTAAGTGAGTTTTTGTTCTTAGATAACCCACTTTATTTGAACGTGTTAAGTGAAATGATACTTGTACTCCCCCTACCTCTTTGTCAACTGCTGTGAATGCTGTATGGTGTGTGTTCTCTTCTGTTACTGATATGTAAGTGTGGCAATGTGAACTGAAGCTGATGGGCTGAGAACATGGACTGAGCTTGTGGTGTGCTTTGCAGGAGGACTTGGAAGCAGAGTTCACCAGTGAACTCTGGTGTCTCAAAGAAGGGTAGAAGTTCTAATGTCTGTTAGCTACCCATAAGAATGCTGTTTGCTGCAGTTCTGTGTCCTGTGCTTGGATGCTTTTTATAAGAGTTGTCATTGTTGGAAATTCttaaataaaactgattttaaaaaaaacagacaaaaatctaaGTAAAGAGGTTGGAACTACATCTCCCAGGAGGCCCCGCGGCTGGCGGGGCGGGGCTGGAGGGGGCGTGGTCAAGGCCTCGGCTCCTCCGAGCGCCTCCCAGCGCACCGCGCCCCCAGAACCCGGCTCCAGGGGGCTCGGTATTCCCCAGCGCCGGCTCCGGGCAGTCCTGGAAGGCTCAAGGGCTGGGCGCGCGGGCTGATCGAGACCGTCCGGGTCCTGGCTCTCGGGTCACTTGCAGAGGCCTGAGCAGAGCGTAGGGAGGGCTGGAAGGGAGGAGCCCCGGGGGGCGGCGGTGCTGAACCGGGTAGAGTCTTGAAGGTCGCGGTCAggacgggagtggagtggcaGGGGAGTCAGAGGCCTGCTGCGGAGGCCCAGGTTAGAAACGAGGCTGCCTTGGACTTGGTCGGCGGCAAAGAAGACGACACGTGGAGGCAGGGCTTAGAAGTAGAGCtcggccgggcttggtggctcaggcctgtaatcccagcactttgggaggctaggcgggcagatcacgaggtcaggagatcgagaccatcctggctaacacggtgaaaccctgtctctactaaaaatagaaaaaattagccgagccgggtagcgggcgcctgtagtcccagctactcgggaggctgaggcaggagaatcgcttgaacccaggaggcggagatcgcagtgagccgagatctcgccactgcactccagcctgggcgacagagtgagactccgtctcaaaataataataataattaataaataaaaataaaaaagaagaagaaatagtgCTCATGGGCTTGACTGATAGGAAGTGGGATGGCAGGAAGAGGGTGAACTTGAGGGTGACGTCTAGATTTTTTTGCTCAATCCACGGGGTGCCAAGAAGTGGTAATGCCTGAGGATCTGTTGTTTTGGCGGTGTTGTGAGTCCATCTGACATCTAAGTGCAGTCACTGAGTGGACAGGAGGATAGAGAGGAGCCAGCCGCCTGGAGAGGGGCTTTGAATCAAGGGCACGGGATTGGCAAAACAGGCCAGATGGTGTCACTGGGTGTGGGGGCGGCAGGGAAGGCTGAGGACAGAGCCTTGGGAAGAACACGTCCAGTTGGAGGTCGGCAGGGAGGAGCATTGAGTACAGGGTACTGAGGATGGCCGATGAGGTAGAAGGAAGGCTGGTGTGGTGCCCTTGAGACTGGAGGAGGAGCCTCCAGATGGATGAGTCATAACCCAGGAGAGGTGAAGCTGACATGCAGACATGCCCACTGGGTTGGGAAACATGCTCGTCACTGGAGATTTTGACTGTGCAGTTCCAGTGGAAGGGTGGCCAATAGCTTGATTGGAAAGGAACGAAGAGGAATGGGATGTGTGGAAGTGGAGGCAGTAAGTGTAGATGACGCTTTCAAGGAATTTTGCTTTAGAGCAATGAGACAGAGGCTAACAGTATGTCACATCCAGGGAGGTTCTTCCGAGTGAGGGTACTCATATTACAGCCTGTTTGTAGGTTAATGAGAATGATCCAGAAGGGAGGAGAAGCTAATGGTGCAGTGGAGAGCAGAGTCCCTGAGCAGGTGAGCAGGGATGGGGGCCCATGCCCATGTGGGAAGCGGGCGCCACACTGCTTCCTGATGGAAGGCAGAACGCCTGGGCCAGGGTGCAGGCAGGTGTCACAGAGAATGTCGTTCATGACTACatcctaattcccagaacctgCGAATATGctactttacatggcaaaagggagtttgcaaatgtgattaagaATTAAGCTAAAGACCTTCATacagggagattatcctggattctcCAGGGGGCTGGTGTCATCACAAGGATCTTTAAAAGTAGAAGTAAGGAGGAGACGTGACCACGGAAGAAGGGTCAGAGAGACGCAACGCTTCTGAGGAACtttgaggatggaggaagggaccaTCCTccaaggaatgtgggtggccCCTGAATGAAGAGCCAggagaaggaacacagccctgcctgccaacatcttgatctcAGCCCAGTGAATCCTGACAGACTTCTAAGACTTCTAACCCGTGGAACTGCAAGATAATAACCGTGTGTTTGAAGCCACCAAGAGTGTGGTCATTGGTTTTGGCAGCCATAGAAAAGTAATACAGTGGGTCAGGGATCCGGGTGGGAAGGAGACAGCACTCAGAGAAGGGATCTGGGTGGGAAGGAGACAGCCCTCAGAGAAGGGCTTGTGGGGAGCCTGGGGGTGCTGGGAGAGGAGCTGATGTGAAACAACCAGCTGACTGGGAAGCTGGTGGCCCCAGGCCGCACCACAGGCAAGAGCAGCTCTCAGCCCCAGGAGGCCAACAGTGGTCACTGGTGTGGGAGCCAGTTTACATTTCCAAAAGAAGCTGCACTTGAGGATTACTGTGAAGCTGACTTTAGGGCTGGAGGGGCACGGGGCCAGAGTTCTGGGTTAGTGGCTTCTGACCCTGGTCCTAGCAACGCTTTTACTCCAGGTCAGCCTCCTGCACCTTGCCTCCTGGGCTTCCCCTTGACCCCCTCCTAGGGCCTCTGGAAAGGTGTGATGAGTGGACTTGAGCGGTGAAAGTTGTTCCTTTGAAGCAGTCCGTGGCTGATGCTCCCTGAATGGCATGAGAGCTCATTGGCATGGCCTCTGGGTGCTACTGGGAGCCAGGGCTTTCAGGATGGCCCATtatccatccatgtccctgtggGCACATCCTACATCAGTCTGTCTGAGGACATTAAAATAATACCAGGAATGATATTTCCATTGCTCAAGCCTTCTTTTGTGGTGCTGGCCCCCCCACTGCCCCAATAGCTCAGCTCCAGATGATAAAGTTAAGCTGCATCTGGTTATAGCCCAGTGGCTTCTATGATTGAATTGAGGTGAGCCAGAGTGAACCTCAAACTTTGAAACACCCCTGGTGGCCAGGACCTGCTTGGGGGCTTTTGTAAAGGGGCTGCTGGGAAAGGTGTTCTTAAGGCAAAAGCACATGTCGAGAGAGGAGACCCCGACGTCAATCCTAAGTTGTCACACCTTGGCCCTAGCCTGGGGACTGCCAACCCACAGTGAGAAGCTGCTGCTTTGGGGTCCTGGAGCAGGAGAAGGGGGCTAGGCTAACTGTGGTGGTGACTTCAGCCGGCTGACCACGTGCTATCTGCAGGTCTGGCCCAGCCCAAGAGGGCAGGCTCCCGCACCCCAGCTGCTCATCCTGCTACCCTCCATCTCTGAGGGTTCTGACCTCCTGGACCCAATTTGACCTAAGGCTCAAGCCCCTTGGGGCCTTGGCGCTTTCATTTCAGGCCACAAACTGGGTGGGTCTCCTTGACCCTGAAGTCAATGGCAGCAGTGGGGAAGTTCCTTCTTCAGTCAAGATAAGCAACAACCTCACACAAGTAGACTGATGTCTATGTCATGCTCTTGGGTCCTAAAACAGGTCTTTGAAAGATACTTTCAAACCAAATGGGTAGCAGTtaggcattattttattattcctgAAGCTCATGAACAAGAAAATGGCACAGACACAGGTCTTCTCCCTATTGCTGAGTTACCCTGGAGACAAGCCTCATGCAAACAAAATCCTTCTCCAGGACACACACAATGCCCAAGAACAGGCTGGGCCTGAGGACCTGCCTAGCATGGGGGGCAGAAGCACTGCCTGCTGCAGAGACAGCCACGGGGTGCATCCCCACCACCATCGCACTGCTCACTCTGCTGAGAAAGGGTGAGGTTTTAAAGGACATTCACCAGCCTCAGATGCAGGGGAAATGTGCTTAGTTTAGCATTTACACATCTGACACATTAATGACACATCATTCAACAATACTTCAAGGGTAACTAACTCCAAAATTCTTTATTTAGTAAAATTGTCACATTTGATGTCAATGGAATACACAAACTGAAGTGTGCTACAAACAAGATGTACAGAGCATCACAGCTCTGGGCAGTGCTGCAGAGTGCACCTGCCTCTCGTCTCCCTGCTGAAGTGGCAAGTTCAAGCTTTTGCTTAGCCCAGGGCTGCCTGGAACACTAGTGCCCAGCACCATTCCTGCCACCTCTACCCCCAGAGCCCACACAGGGCTGGTGAAGGCTGGGCGGGTGAACCTGGGAGAGCGCTGGTAGCTCTACAACATTCTTCCTCCTGCCTGtagctccctccctccacccaccccagagCTGCAGGGTCCCTAAAAGTTTCTTAAGAAACGGGACTGGGGCCTGACTGGGCTGGTCACCAGGGGCTGCCCTGCAAGCCATCCAtcggaggagggagggaagaccTGGGAGACTTCCAGGGCCCTACCCCACCACATCTGAAcccctggggaggagggaggagatcCAGGGAGGGCCAGGCCCACCCCCGCAGGACCCACCCCCGCAGGACTCTGGCTGGCATTGGTCACCAAGGCCTCCAGACACTCTGGGCAATTTGGGCTGCGGTCAGGCTGCCCAGGGCTGCGGGCACCAAGTCTGGCCCCTCAGCAGGAGCCCGACTCAGTTCAGCCTCAGGGGCCTCCTCCAGGTCGGAGCACAGGTCGTCCCCAGGACCGGGGGGGCTGGGTATCGGGGATGCCGGAGCCTCCCCCGCAGgccagccactgcgcccaggagCTCCAGGTGGCCCCGCCAGGGCGTCCCCCAGCAGATCCTGGAAGCTGCTGCCCTCACGCAGCGGCATGGACTCGAGCAGATGGTTCAGGAGCTCGGCAGCGACGGTGGCGTCGATGGCCTGGCACGTGGACACGAACGTGTGCACCTCGTGCATGCACTGGATGTAGCCGGCAGCGAAGCGCTCGCTCGCTTCCGCCTGCAGCTGCTCACGCTCTGGGCccgagggtgggagggagagagccGCGTCCCGCACGGTGAGCGGCGACTGCGTGGCCCAGCCCACCCGGCCCGCGGGGACGCGGCTCACCCAGGAGACGCGGGGGCGCACCCTGCTCCGGGGGGAGCCCTCGCCGCCGACAGGACAGGGGCGCCGGGAAGGAAGTCCTCCGTCTGGCgggggttacaggcgcccgcgGCCGGCGCCCCCGCCCGCCCCGCCGCCACTCACCGCGCGCCCGGCTCCGCAGCACACCCTGGACCCGCCGCACCGTCAGCTCCAGCACCTCGGCGTTCTCCAGCTTGGCCTGCACCTGCGCGGG from Pongo abelii isolate AG06213 chromosome 11, NHGRI_mPonAbe1-v2.0_pri, whole genome shotgun sequence carries:
- the HES6 gene encoding transcription cofactor HES-6 isoform X1, whose protein sequence is MAPPAAPGRDRVGREDEDGWETRGDRKARKPLVEKKRRARINESLQELRLLLAGAEVQAKLENAEVLELTVRRVQGVLRSRAREREQLQAEASERFAAGYIQCMHEVHTFVSTCQAIDATVAAELLNHLLESMPLREGSSFQDLLGDALAGPPGAPGRSGWPAGEAPASPIPSPPGPGDDLCSDLEEAPEAELSRAPAEGPDLVPAALGSLTAAQIAQSVWRPW
- the HES6 gene encoding transcription cofactor HES-6 isoform X3 yields the protein MAPPAAPGRDRVGREDEDGWETRGDRKARKPLVEKKRRARINESLQELRLLLAGAEVQAKLENAEVLELTSVSSCRRKRASASLPATSSACTRCTRSCPRARPSTPPSLPSS
- the HES6 gene encoding transcription cofactor HES-6 isoform X2 — protein: MAPPAAPGRDRVGREDEDGWETRGDRKVQAKLENAEVLELTVRRVQGVLRSRAREREQLQAEASERFAAGYIQCMHEVHTFVSTCQAIDATVAAELLNHLLESMPLREGSSFQDLLGDALAGPPGAPGRSGWPAGEAPASPIPSPPGPGDDLCSDLEEAPEAELSRAPAEGPDLVPAALGSLTAAQIAQSVWRPW